From one Flavobacteriales bacterium genomic stretch:
- a CDS encoding 2-oxoacid:acceptor oxidoreductase subunit alpha, protein MSTAPTKTKPVEERRNVVILFAGDSGDGIQLTGSQFTDSSALFGNDVSTFPNFPAEIRAPQGTLAGVSGFQLHFGSVEVWTPGDQCDVLVVMNAAALKANLIKLKKGGAIIANTDGFDKKNLRLAGYIDEADPLTDGSLSEYALHSVDVTKMTRAALEGLTLGMKEKDRCKNMFVLGFINWMYSRGMENSERFLHQKFAKKPDLLEANLRALKAGYHFGDTSETFTTRFEVKPAPMPKGSYRSITGNQGTALGLIAAAQKAKLDLFYGSYPITPASDILHELSRHKNFGVVTFQAEDEIAAISSAIGASYGGAIGITASSGPGIALKTEAMGLAFMLEIPLVIVNVQRGGPSTGLPTKTEQADLWQAVFGRNGEAPIPVIAASTPIDCFDMAFEAVQIAIEHMTPVILLTDGYIANGAEPWRFPQSRDLPEIVPPTVVASGDVAGARRTMADVHDASGKFLPYIRDERGVRPWALPGQPGLQHRIGGIEKEHKTGNISYEPKNHELMVRLRAEKVARIADRFKSIRLDSGPPEGDAIIVGWGSTYGAIRTAALELQAEGHSVAHVHIRHMFPFNRDLGPLLKKYKQVLVPEMNSGQLRQMLRAEFLVDAQGLNKIQGLPFTSAEIKEAVLNLMKR, encoded by the coding sequence ATGTCCACAGCCCCTACGAAGACCAAGCCCGTTGAGGAACGGCGCAACGTGGTCATCCTCTTCGCCGGCGATAGCGGCGATGGCATCCAGCTCACCGGCAGTCAGTTCACCGACAGCAGCGCGCTCTTCGGCAACGACGTGAGCACCTTCCCGAATTTCCCGGCCGAGATCCGCGCGCCGCAGGGCACACTGGCCGGTGTGAGCGGCTTCCAGCTTCACTTCGGAAGCGTGGAGGTGTGGACCCCCGGTGACCAGTGCGATGTGCTGGTGGTAATGAACGCCGCTGCGCTGAAGGCCAACCTGATCAAGCTGAAGAAGGGCGGCGCCATCATCGCCAATACCGATGGCTTTGACAAGAAGAACCTTCGCTTGGCGGGCTATATCGATGAAGCCGATCCGCTCACGGACGGCTCCCTCTCCGAGTATGCGCTGCACAGCGTGGATGTGACCAAGATGACGCGCGCTGCGCTTGAGGGCCTCACGCTCGGCATGAAGGAGAAGGACCGCTGCAAGAACATGTTCGTGCTCGGCTTCATCAATTGGATGTACAGCCGTGGCATGGAGAACAGCGAGCGCTTCCTGCATCAGAAGTTCGCGAAGAAGCCCGACCTGCTCGAGGCCAACCTGCGCGCGCTGAAGGCCGGCTACCACTTCGGCGACACCAGCGAGACCTTCACCACGCGCTTCGAGGTGAAGCCCGCGCCCATGCCCAAGGGCAGCTACCGCAGCATCACCGGCAATCAGGGCACCGCGCTCGGCCTCATCGCTGCTGCGCAGAAGGCGAAGCTCGACCTCTTCTACGGCAGCTATCCCATCACGCCTGCGAGCGACATCCTGCACGAGCTCTCGCGCCACAAGAATTTCGGCGTGGTCACCTTCCAGGCGGAGGATGAGATCGCGGCCATCAGCAGCGCCATCGGTGCCAGCTACGGCGGCGCGATCGGCATCACTGCGAGCAGCGGTCCCGGCATTGCGCTGAAGACCGAGGCGATGGGACTCGCCTTCATGCTCGAGATCCCCTTGGTGATCGTGAACGTGCAGCGCGGCGGGCCGAGCACGGGCCTGCCCACCAAGACTGAGCAAGCCGATCTCTGGCAAGCGGTCTTCGGCCGCAATGGCGAAGCACCCATCCCGGTGATCGCCGCCAGCACCCCCATCGATTGCTTCGACATGGCCTTCGAAGCCGTGCAGATCGCCATTGAGCATATGACGCCCGTGATCCTGCTCACCGACGGCTACATCGCCAACGGCGCGGAGCCATGGCGTTTCCCGCAATCGAGGGATCTGCCGGAGATCGTGCCGCCAACGGTCGTTGCGAGCGGCGACGTAGCTGGCGCAAGGCGAACCATGGCGGACGTGCATGACGCTTCAGGGAAGTTCCTTCCGTACATCCGTGACGAACGCGGCGTGCGCCCATGGGCCTTGCCCGGCCAGCCCGGTCTGCAGCATCGCATCGGTGGCATCGAGAAGGAGCACAAGACCGGCAACATCAGCTACGAGCCGAAGAACCACGAATTGATGGTGCGACTGCGTGCCGAGAAAGTCGCGCGCATCGCCGACCGCTTCAAGTCCATCCGTTTGGATAGCGGTCCGCCCGAAGGCGATGCGATCATCGTGGGCTGGGGCAGCACCTACGGCGCGATCAGAACAGCCGCTCTCGAGCTGCAAGCCGAAGGGCACAGCGTGGCGCATGTGCACATCAGGCATATGTTCCCCTTCAACAGAGACTTGGGGCCACTGCTGAAGAAGTACAAGCAGGTGCTGGTGCCCGAGATGAACAGCGGCCAATTGCGGCAGATGCTGCGCGCCGAATTCCTCGTGGACGCTCAGGGCCTGAACAAGATCCAAGGATTGCCTTTCACCAGCGCGGAAATCAAGGAAGCCGTGCTCAATCTGATGAAGCGATGA